A window of the Candidatus Methanoperedens sp. genome harbors these coding sequences:
- the hisF gene encoding imidazole glycerol phosphate synthase subunit HisF: MLTKRIIPCLDVTLDKAGGCVVKGIEFVNLKEAGDPVQLAKKYNEQGADELVFLDITASCERRGTMIDVIERTADEVFIPLTVGGGISSTDAIRNILRAGADKVSINTAAVKNPDFVREASEIFGAQCIVTAIDCRRNTNTSDNKDKTIIELENGTKAWYEVVIYGGRTPTGLDTVQWAKKVEKFGSGEILLTSMDKDGTKDGYDLPITRMLSETLDIPIIASGGAGNIEHMYDAFTKGKADAALAASIFHFGEYTIDEAKEYLKKKGVAIRI, from the coding sequence ATGCTCACAAAACGAATAATCCCTTGCCTTGATGTGACTCTTGATAAAGCAGGAGGTTGCGTTGTAAAAGGTATTGAATTTGTCAACTTGAAAGAAGCTGGCGACCCTGTGCAACTGGCGAAAAAATATAATGAACAGGGAGCTGATGAGCTTGTTTTCCTTGATATAACCGCATCCTGTGAGCGCAGGGGGACCATGATTGATGTGATCGAAAGAACAGCTGATGAGGTTTTTATCCCTCTTACGGTAGGGGGCGGCATAAGCAGCACCGATGCCATACGCAATATCCTGAGGGCCGGGGCAGATAAGGTATCTATAAATACAGCTGCAGTCAAGAACCCTGATTTCGTAAGGGAGGCATCGGAAATATTTGGAGCACAGTGTATCGTTACAGCTATCGATTGCAGGCGCAACACCAACACCAGCGACAACAAAGACAAGACCATAATAGAGCTTGAAAATGGCACAAAAGCATGGTATGAGGTCGTGATCTATGGAGGAAGGACGCCAACAGGTCTTGATACTGTCCAGTGGGCAAAGAAGGTTGAAAAATTCGGCTCAGGAGAAATACTACTCACCAGCATGGATAAGGATGGGACAAAGGATGGATATGACCTCCCGATCACAAGGATGCTTTCAGAGACACTTGATATCCCGATTATAGCATCAGGCGGAGCTGGCAATATTGAGCATATGTATGATGCATTCACGAAAGGGAAAGCTGATGCTGCTCTTGCCGCGAGTATTTTTCATTTCGGTGAGTACACGATAGACGAGGCAAAGGAATACTTGAAGAAAAAGGGCGTGGCCATCAGGATTTAG
- the oadA gene encoding oxaloacetate decarboxylase subunit alpha, with protein MAKVKITDTTLRDAHQSLIATRMRTRDMLPIAGKMDEVGFFSLEVWGGATFDSSIRYLNEDPWDRLRTLKKAITKTPLQMLLRGQNLVGYRHYSDDIVVKFVEHAAATGIDIFRIFDAVNDIRNMEVSIKTAKRVGAHVQGTVCYTISPVHPIPLYVKMAKELEEMGCDSLCIKDMAGLISPQNAFNLVSALKEEISIPIDLHSHCTSGMAPMSYLFACQAGVDILDTAFSPFAWGTSQPPTETTVAALRGTPFDTGLDLILLTEIKKYFEDIKEKYRGILDPISERIDTNVLKYQIPGGMLSNLVSQLKEQNALDKYEAVLAEMPRVREELGYPPLVTPTSQIVGTQAVLNVLMGERYKVVPKEVKDYVKGLYGCTPAPISKEIMIKVLGDEKPITCRPADLLAPELDKLTKEAQDLGIVKKPEDILTYALYPAIAPKFLRGETKEETLETPKPNNGKATASLPTEFKVEVDGDLFNVKIISTGGGMSVRPAETERPKVADGAITASMQGMVLKVKVKKGDKVSKGDVVMILEAMKMENNIHASHAGAVKDIFVKEGSTVSAGDVLMVIG; from the coding sequence ATGGCCAAAGTAAAAATTACAGATACGACCCTGAGAGATGCCCACCAATCACTCATAGCGACACGCATGCGGACAAGGGATATGCTCCCGATCGCCGGGAAGATGGATGAAGTCGGGTTCTTTTCACTTGAAGTATGGGGAGGCGCGACATTTGACTCTTCGATCCGGTATCTTAATGAAGACCCGTGGGACAGACTCCGGACGCTTAAGAAGGCCATCACGAAAACACCTCTCCAGATGCTCCTTCGCGGCCAGAACCTTGTGGGCTACAGGCATTATTCGGATGATATTGTTGTGAAATTCGTGGAACATGCGGCTGCTACGGGCATTGATATTTTCAGGATATTCGATGCGGTGAACGATATAAGGAACATGGAAGTCTCCATCAAGACCGCAAAGCGCGTTGGGGCGCATGTCCAGGGGACTGTTTGTTATACCATCAGCCCTGTTCACCCGATCCCCCTTTATGTTAAGATGGCAAAGGAACTTGAAGAAATGGGATGCGACTCGCTCTGCATAAAAGACATGGCTGGCCTTATATCACCGCAAAATGCATTTAACCTTGTCAGCGCGCTTAAAGAAGAAATTAGCATCCCGATTGACCTGCACAGCCACTGCACAAGCGGCATGGCCCCGATGAGCTATCTTTTTGCCTGCCAGGCAGGGGTTGATATACTCGATACCGCTTTTTCACCATTCGCCTGGGGCACATCGCAGCCCCCAACGGAAACTACGGTTGCAGCGCTTCGCGGAACGCCTTTTGATACCGGTCTTGATCTTATCCTTCTTACCGAGATAAAAAAATATTTCGAGGACATTAAAGAAAAATACAGGGGTATCCTTGACCCTATTTCAGAGAGAATTGACACGAATGTCTTAAAATACCAGATTCCGGGCGGTATGCTCTCCAATCTCGTATCGCAATTGAAAGAACAGAATGCCCTGGATAAATATGAGGCTGTCCTTGCCGAGATGCCACGTGTGCGCGAAGAACTGGGTTATCCGCCTCTTGTCACCCCGACGAGCCAGATAGTTGGCACGCAGGCGGTGCTAAACGTATTGATGGGTGAGCGTTACAAAGTCGTTCCTAAAGAAGTAAAGGATTATGTTAAAGGTCTTTATGGGTGTACGCCTGCCCCGATCAGTAAAGAGATCATGATAAAGGTACTTGGTGATGAAAAACCCATAACATGCCGTCCTGCTGACCTGTTGGCGCCTGAACTTGATAAATTAACAAAAGAAGCACAGGATCTTGGGATCGTCAAGAAACCGGAAGATATCCTTACATACGCCCTTTATCCTGCAATAGCTCCTAAATTCCTGCGAGGCGAAACAAAAGAGGAAACGCTTGAAACTCCAAAGCCGAATAATGGAAAAGCAACTGCATCGCTGCCAACGGAGTTCAAGGTTGAAGTTGATGGCGACCTGTTCAATGTCAAGATCATTTCGACAGGCGGAGGAATGTCTGTCCGCCCTGCAGAAACAGAGCGCCCGAAAGTGGCTGATGGAGCCATAACCGCAAGCATGCAGGGCATGGTTCTTAAAGTAAAGGTCAAGAAAGGTGATAAGGTCTCAAAGGGTGATGTGGTGATGATCCTTGAAGCTATGAAGATGGAAAATAATATTCATGCGTCTCATGCTGGCGCTGTAAAGGATATCTTTGTCAAGGAAGGCAGCACTGTAAGCGCAGGGGATGTGCTGATGGTGATCGGGTAG
- a CDS encoding prephenate dehydrogenase: MKILIIGGTGETGQWFAKFYKKHGFDVAIWGINKKKEVAQDLGVVFADDLDSEIKTSDIVMISVPINITEKTILNIAPKMSSGSLLMDITSIKTGPMEAMIKYAPRNVEILGSHPMFGPSIPDIRGQIVIFTPVNGRSSKWLPVIKSLYEDNGAHIEILDALEHDRMMAVVQGLTHFAYITTGTVFRELEFDVAKSRRFMSPMYDIMLDLVGRILAQNPYLYAMIQMNPEVAKVHKAYIDQCNLIAETVQRKNIEGFVSLMKKASAHFRDTESALRRSDKLIGTKIAEHEELVRSTGSERAIKHIYSGVIHIGIVKKVTPRTVILERGGKKIEFLIENMRLLNENELYAWKSANLKNVTRDLSVYIPAASDAEIIKSIIAGREGIVSAQIIDVYNKQNKQSVTYRLTIFGDRDAAIVQGNVEKLLKGIGCTIR; this comes from the coding sequence ATGAAAATACTGATAATCGGGGGGACCGGAGAAACAGGCCAGTGGTTTGCGAAGTTTTATAAAAAACATGGGTTTGATGTTGCCATATGGGGTATCAATAAGAAAAAAGAGGTTGCACAGGATCTGGGTGTGGTGTTTGCGGATGACCTTGACAGTGAAATAAAGACAAGTGATATCGTTATGATATCTGTTCCGATAAATATTACTGAAAAAACGATCTTAAATATTGCTCCCAAAATGTCTTCAGGAAGTCTTCTCATGGATATTACGTCCATTAAAACAGGCCCGATGGAAGCGATGATTAAATATGCACCTCGAAATGTTGAGATACTGGGATCGCATCCGATGTTTGGCCCCTCAATTCCGGATATAAGGGGACAGATTGTGATATTTACACCTGTCAATGGAAGGAGTTCAAAATGGTTGCCTGTAATAAAAAGCCTGTATGAGGATAATGGCGCACATATAGAGATACTGGATGCCCTGGAGCATGACAGGATGATGGCAGTTGTCCAGGGACTCACGCACTTTGCATATATTACCACAGGAACGGTTTTCAGGGAGCTTGAATTCGATGTTGCAAAATCGCGCAGGTTCATGAGCCCCATGTATGATATCATGCTTGACCTCGTGGGGCGTATTCTTGCCCAGAACCCATACCTGTATGCCATGATACAGATGAATCCGGAAGTGGCAAAAGTGCATAAGGCTTATATCGACCAGTGTAACTTGATAGCAGAAACGGTACAAAGAAAAAATATTGAAGGCTTTGTTAGCCTTATGAAAAAAGCATCTGCACATTTCAGGGATACGGAATCAGCGCTGCGGCGCTCGGATAAGCTCATTGGCACTAAAATTGCCGAGCATGAGGAACTCGTGCGTTCAACAGGCAGCGAGCGTGCAATCAAGCATATCTATTCAGGTGTTATTCATATCGGGATTGTAAAAAAAGTAACGCCCAGAACCGTTATCCTGGAACGGGGCGGTAAAAAGATCGAATTCCTTATCGAGAACATGAGGCTTTTAAATGAAAACGAATTATATGCATGGAAATCAGCAAATTTAAAAAATGTGACACGAGATCTATCAGTTTATATTCCGGCTGCCTCCGACGCAGAGATAATAAAAAGCATTATAGCAGGCAGGGAAGGTATTGTATCCGCCCAAATTATCGATGTTTATAACAAACAAAATAAACAGAGCGTTACATACAGGCTCACAATATTTGGGGATCGTGATGCAGCTATTGTGCAAGGTAATGTCGAGAAACTTCTCAAGGGTATAGGCTGTACCATCAGGTAA
- the aroE gene encoding shikimate dehydrogenase codes for MKLFGVLGDPVSHSLSPVMHNAAFKALGMDCEYHAFRVSKDSLHDAIHGAYALGFGGLNLTIPLKEKALEIVRPTDLAKQIGAVNTVDFKKGIIGYNTDGLGAKMALTESGVDIKGKNVLLLGAGGAARAIAFTLAIEGANVTIANRTRERAISLAKEVGHIGKINAASLDDLKNLVKNSDILINSTAIGMYPKVSETLMTSDMMHSDLVVFDIVYNPLNTRLLREAKTAGAITIDGVKMLVYQGAEAFKIWTGTTPPIDIMEKAVREKLA; via the coding sequence ATGAAGCTTTTCGGCGTTCTTGGCGATCCTGTATCACACAGTCTTTCACCTGTAATGCATAATGCAGCGTTTAAAGCACTCGGTATGGACTGCGAATATCATGCGTTCAGGGTAAGCAAGGATTCTCTCCACGATGCGATCCATGGGGCATATGCGCTCGGTTTCGGAGGCTTAAATCTTACAATTCCCCTGAAGGAGAAGGCTCTTGAAATAGTCAGGCCTACAGACCTGGCAAAACAAATTGGCGCTGTAAATACCGTTGATTTTAAAAAAGGGATTATTGGTTATAACACTGACGGACTCGGGGCCAAAATGGCGCTTACCGAAAGCGGTGTGGATATCAAAGGAAAAAATGTCCTGCTTCTGGGCGCCGGGGGCGCTGCAAGAGCGATCGCATTCACACTTGCGATAGAGGGAGCCAATGTGACCATCGCCAACAGGACACGAGAAAGAGCAATATCTCTTGCGAAAGAGGTGGGGCATATCGGGAAAATAAATGCGGCAAGTCTGGATGATCTTAAAAATCTTGTCAAAAATAGTGATATCCTTATAAATTCAACTGCCATTGGCATGTATCCGAAAGTAAGTGAAACCCTTATGACCTCGGATATGATGCACAGTGACCTTGTTGTATTTGATATTGTTTATAATCCCCTCAATACCCGATTGCTCCGGGAGGCAAAAACAGCCGGAGCAATAACAATAGATGGCGTGAAGATGCTTGTGTACCAGGGAGCAGAGGCGTTTAAGATCTGGACTGGAACGACACCACCGATTGACATAATGGAAAAGGCTGTCAGGGAGAAACTTGCATGA
- a CDS encoding preprotein translocase subunit Sec61beta: MAQKKEGSGLMSSAGLMRYYDSEETAVLIEPKTVVIVAIVSGLAVLVLNASYGIWP; this comes from the coding sequence ATGGCACAAAAGAAAGAAGGAAGCGGCTTGATGTCTTCAGCCGGTTTAATGAGATACTACGATTCTGAAGAGACGGCTGTATTGATCGAGCCAAAAACAGTTGTTATTGTAGCAATAGTGAGTGGACTTGCAGTTCTTGTATTAAATGCATCATATGGAATCTGGCCGTAA
- a CDS encoding HD domain-containing protein yields the protein MPSLIDPIYGHVAITKLEQLIIHTPEMSRLRRIQQLGLADLSFPGANHTRFEHSIGTLFIADKIARSLGLDEEEIVKVRLAALLHDVGHCAFSHVVESILKRNPQYQPVLNGKNFLNHEMFTKHIIANSLHTKPEISAYADASFFQEISRMATGDIEGVSKPYLSQIISDDIDADRIDFLLRDSYHTGVSFGLVDVDQIIGSMALHNDSIILGGSLSYDEDMALTAAESMLIARAHHYSAIIHNPGTQGARVMLLHALEKTLARYEESGNDIKAAVLKFFTTYNDSDLLNFIEANGDEKSRKLLANIRNASICSAVARFTHKNLNPRTRMALSTIARNGIAKKMFEDGLAKRFADKYGASVLVDLDVASGIPKSTRIKIGEEESFLYDESALANGLVRAISRQISLCVFGRAGDNTALTHASSDFLLGIENLSPDLLRFIRNENYLPIEGLLLIFYSAHRLFSSEADGRITMPRLRNIAKIYYLVKELGKDEKLKNLFDYRFHTRYGFSYSDKLFEDIQLLVAMGMVDEDLRYFEKKGRWQQRYEYVLTNDGLLYAESIAPAYQNELAIIKNYLAVNKHSIPRDMLSVASKRYNRAIKAPG from the coding sequence ATGCCTTCACTCATCGACCCGATCTATGGTCATGTGGCAATAACCAAACTTGAGCAGCTCATCATCCATACACCCGAAATGTCGCGTCTTCGCCGCATCCAGCAGCTCGGTCTTGCAGACCTTTCATTTCCAGGTGCGAACCACACGCGTTTTGAACATAGCATCGGCACATTATTCATTGCTGATAAGATCGCCCGCTCGCTGGGGCTGGACGAAGAGGAAATCGTGAAAGTGAGGCTTGCAGCCCTCCTGCATGATGTCGGACATTGCGCTTTTTCGCATGTGGTGGAAAGCATCCTGAAACGTAATCCCCAGTACCAGCCGGTATTAAATGGAAAGAATTTCCTGAACCATGAGATGTTTACAAAACACATTATCGCGAATTCTTTACATACGAAACCTGAAATTAGTGCATATGCAGATGCTTCTTTTTTCCAGGAAATTTCAAGAATGGCAACAGGGGATATTGAGGGTGTTTCAAAACCATATCTTTCCCAGATAATCTCAGACGATATAGACGCTGACAGGATCGATTTCCTGCTGCGTGATTCCTACCATACCGGTGTTTCTTTCGGGCTTGTTGATGTTGACCAGATCATTGGAAGTATGGCGCTACATAATGATAGTATCATTCTTGGGGGAAGCCTCAGTTATGATGAGGATATGGCTCTTACTGCTGCCGAATCCATGCTAATCGCCAGGGCACATCATTATTCTGCAATAATACATAATCCTGGAACCCAGGGGGCCAGAGTTATGCTGCTTCATGCTCTTGAAAAAACGCTTGCAAGATATGAAGAGTCAGGGAATGATATAAAAGCAGCAGTATTGAAATTTTTTACAACATATAATGACAGTGATCTTTTGAATTTCATAGAAGCAAACGGGGATGAAAAATCAAGAAAACTGCTGGCAAATATTAGAAATGCCTCTATATGCAGCGCAGTGGCGCGATTCACCCATAAGAACCTGAACCCCAGGACAAGAATGGCGCTTTCCACCATTGCCAGGAATGGCATTGCGAAGAAAATGTTCGAAGACGGGCTTGCAAAACGTTTCGCTGATAAATATGGGGCTTCTGTTCTTGTTGACCTTGATGTCGCAAGCGGGATACCAAAAAGCACACGTATAAAAATCGGCGAGGAAGAGAGTTTCCTGTATGATGAATCCGCCCTTGCCAATGGTCTTGTGAGGGCTATCTCGCGCCAGATATCGCTATGTGTATTTGGAAGGGCAGGTGATAACACTGCGCTAACTCATGCATCCTCTGATTTCCTGCTGGGCATCGAGAATCTTTCTCCTGACCTTTTACGTTTCATCAGGAATGAAAACTATCTCCCCATAGAAGGGCTTCTTCTTATTTTTTACAGCGCCCACAGGTTGTTCAGCAGTGAGGCTGACGGTAGGATCACCATGCCAAGGCTTCGAAATATTGCAAAGATATATTATCTCGTGAAGGAGCTTGGAAAGGATGAAAAATTAAAAAATTTATTTGATTACAGGTTCCATACCCGTTACGGCTTTTCATATAGCGATAAGCTTTTCGAGGATATCCAGCTCCTTGTAGCGATGGGAATGGTAGATGAAGATCTGCGGTATTTTGAAAAAAAGGGGCGGTGGCAGCAGCGTTATGAATATGTCCTTACAAACGATGGCCTTCTTTATGCAGAATCAATTGCCCCGGCATACCAGAACGAACTTGCCATAATTAAAAATTATCTGGCTGTTAATAAGCATTCTATTCCCAGGGATATGTTGAGTGTGGCTTCAAAACGTTACAACAGGGCAATTAAAGCCCCTGGATAA
- a CDS encoding type II toxin-antitoxin system PemK/MazF family toxin: MTKDKIVLVPFPFDDLSAEKVRPAVCLTDPIGQHRHVILAFVTSNTNQEFLETDVMLDSNDKNFNVTGLRVSSALRLHRLMTVTTSLIRRELGELTPEMKKQVVEKLRKLFGLN, translated from the coding sequence ATGACGAAAGATAAAATAGTTCTTGTCCCTTTTCCATTTGATGATTTATCGGCTGAGAAAGTGCGACCCGCCGTATGCCTGACTGATCCAATTGGACAGCATCGCCATGTTATTCTAGCATTTGTCACAAGTAATACAAATCAGGAATTTCTCGAAACAGATGTTATGCTGGATAGTAATGATAAGAATTTCAATGTAACTGGTTTGCGTGTATCATCAGCACTGCGATTACACCGCCTTATGACAGTTACTACTTCATTGATACGCAGAGAGTTGGGTGAATTAACACCAGAAATGAAAAAACAAGTTGTTGAGAAACTGCGAAAACTATTTGGATTGAATTGA
- a CDS encoding tetratricopeptide repeat protein has translation MKKASAAVLLVSADFLTSKFILGEEVPKLLERREKEGLRIFPVIIRPCSWKQVKWLSRMNLRPRDGKPLMGGNEFQIETDLAAIAEEIAGIVGHATEISKEGRYLPLPPERISLAKLPSTNPELFGREKELKLLDDAWVNPKTNIVCFVAWGGVGKTALVNSWLGRMRAENFRGAERVFGWSFYSQGASEGKQASADVFIASALRWFGDPEPEKGTPWEKGERLAEYVKKQKTLLILDGIEPLQAPSHEPGKIKDPALSTLVRELAHDNPGLCIITTRMDVDDIKDFIGNAVENQHLEHLSDEAGMELLKHLDVKGTDDEIKQAVRDFGGHALALTLLGTYLSKVYKGDVRKRDRIAKLTKEEKYGGRAIQVMESYEVWFKGKPELDILRLMGLFDSPAEGGAIEVLRADPPIKGLTSQLKKLSDDDWCFALDNLRKAGLLAREDPNEPDTLDCHPLIREHFGEKLKNSPESWKEAHGRLYEYYKTQSKEYPDTIEEMLPLYKAVAHGCRGGRNQKAFKEVFRKRIQRNEAFSWRKLGIFGADLSALSGLFDEPWSLPAAELKEDSKAFILNEVGLDLRALGRLKEATQPMKAGLDAYIAQENLKSAARTASNLSELFLTMGDLAQALDHAKQSVEFADKSGDAFERMGTRTTLANTLHQAGTLAEAETLFQEAEKIQKKDQPEYPLLYSLQGFQYCDLLLGRGKYKEVLSRAEQTLQWAKTGGGSLLSVALEHLSLGRVHLLQALHEGTGDLSKASEHLNQAVNWLHRAGTQHHIPRGLLARSKLYIAQKDFKKSRHDLDEAMTIAERGEMGLHKADCRLGYTRLYLALGEKKKAREEMAIAKEMIGKMGYHRRDGEVKELDGRLKL, from the coding sequence TTGAAAAAAGCCAGTGCGGCTGTGCTTCTGGTTTCGGCAGATTTTCTCACCTCAAAATTCATATTGGGCGAAGAAGTGCCAAAGCTACTTGAGCGGAGGGAAAAAGAAGGACTCCGGATTTTTCCAGTAATCATCAGACCATGTTCCTGGAAACAGGTCAAATGGTTATCCCGAATGAATCTTCGTCCCAGAGATGGAAAACCGCTCATGGGAGGAAACGAGTTCCAGATCGAAACCGACCTGGCAGCGATCGCCGAGGAAATTGCAGGCATCGTTGGGCATGCAACAGAAATATCTAAAGAAGGCAGATATCTGCCATTACCCCCTGAGAGAATATCCCTCGCCAAGCTCCCCTCCACAAATCCTGAACTATTTGGACGCGAAAAAGAACTGAAGCTCCTTGATGACGCCTGGGTGAATCCGAAAACGAACATCGTATGTTTCGTAGCGTGGGGCGGCGTGGGAAAGACCGCCCTTGTCAACTCATGGCTTGGCAGGATGAGGGCAGAGAATTTCCGCGGCGCAGAGCGCGTGTTCGGCTGGTCTTTTTATAGCCAGGGTGCATCGGAAGGAAAACAGGCATCAGCTGACGTGTTCATCGCATCTGCCCTGAGATGGTTCGGCGACCCTGAGCCTGAAAAAGGAACCCCCTGGGAAAAGGGTGAGCGGCTGGCAGAGTATGTGAAGAAGCAGAAGACTTTGCTCATCCTGGATGGGATTGAGCCGCTGCAGGCGCCTTCACATGAGCCAGGCAAGATCAAAGATCCGGCTCTTTCGACCCTCGTGCGCGAGCTTGCTCACGATAATCCCGGCCTGTGTATCATAACCACACGTATGGATGTGGATGACATCAAGGATTTCATTGGGAATGCAGTGGAAAACCAGCACCTTGAACATCTCTCTGATGAAGCGGGAATGGAGCTTCTCAAACATCTGGATGTGAAGGGAACTGATGATGAGATAAAGCAGGCAGTCCGTGACTTTGGGGGTCATGCTCTTGCGCTCACCCTGCTTGGCACCTACCTTTCAAAGGTCTATAAAGGCGATGTTCGAAAGCGCGACAGGATCGCGAAACTGACAAAAGAGGAAAAGTATGGGGGTCGTGCAATTCAGGTGATGGAGTCGTATGAGGTATGGTTTAAAGGTAAGCCAGAACTTGACATCCTGCGTTTGATGGGGCTTTTTGACAGTCCTGCTGAAGGAGGAGCCATTGAAGTATTGAGAGCCGACCCACCCATCAAAGGACTGACATCTCAGCTTAAGAAGCTGTCCGATGATGACTGGTGTTTTGCGCTGGATAATCTCAGGAAGGCAGGTCTTCTTGCCAGGGAAGACCCGAATGAGCCGGATACTCTGGACTGCCACCCTCTGATACGCGAGCACTTCGGCGAGAAGCTCAAAAATAGCCCTGAATCATGGAAAGAGGCGCATGGCAGGCTGTACGAGTACTACAAAACTCAGTCAAAGGAGTATCCGGATACCATCGAAGAAATGCTACCACTTTATAAGGCAGTGGCGCACGGATGTAGGGGGGGTAGGAACCAGAAGGCGTTTAAAGAAGTATTCAGGAAGAGAATTCAAAGAAACGAAGCCTTTAGCTGGAGAAAACTTGGCATATTTGGCGCGGACCTGTCTGCATTATCGGGATTATTTGATGAACCATGGAGCTTGCCTGCGGCAGAGCTTAAAGAGGATAGTAAAGCCTTTATTCTGAATGAAGTAGGGTTGGATCTCCGTGCACTGGGCAGATTGAAAGAAGCGACACAACCCATGAAAGCGGGTCTGGATGCCTATATTGCACAAGAGAACTTAAAGTCTGCTGCAAGAACTGCCTCCAACCTCAGTGAACTCTTTCTTACCATGGGCGATCTTGCTCAGGCTCTTGATCACGCAAAGCAGAGCGTTGAATTCGCAGACAAAAGCGGTGATGCCTTTGAGCGAATGGGCACTCGGACGACATTAGCAAATACCCTGCACCAGGCAGGCACCCTGGCAGAAGCAGAGACTCTTTTCCAGGAGGCTGAGAAGATACAAAAGAAAGACCAGCCTGAGTACCCGCTTCTTTACTCGTTGCAGGGGTTTCAGTACTGCGATCTACTGCTTGGCAGGGGTAAATATAAGGAGGTTCTGAGCCGGGCTGAGCAGACGCTGCAATGGGCAAAAACTGGAGGTGGATCGCTTCTATCTGTCGCTCTTGAACATCTCTCACTAGGAAGAGTACATCTCCTTCAAGCCTTGCACGAGGGCACAGGCGATCTCTCAAAGGCATCAGAGCACTTGAATCAGGCTGTGAACTGGTTGCATAGGGCAGGGACGCAACACCATATCCCCCGCGGTCTTCTGGCACGATCAAAGCTTTATATTGCACAGAAAGATTTCAAAAAATCCCGCCACGACCTTGACGAAGCCATGACCATCGCAGAGCGCGGAGAGATGGGCTTGCATAAGGCTGACTGCCGCTTGGGATATACACGGCTATACCTTGCCCTGGGGGAAAAGAAGAAGGCGCGGGAGGAGATGGCGATTGCTAAAGAGATGATCGGGAAAATGGGGTATCACAGGCGGGATGGAGAAGTGAAGGAACTGGATGGACGGCTGAAACTGTAG
- a CDS encoding acylphosphatase: MNSRAHVFISGKVQGVFFRSSTKDMANKLGLYGWVRNLADGRVEAVFEGEKDAIEKMLEWCREGPQYAKVTGIEVIREQFKGDSKEFLLRR; the protein is encoded by the coding sequence ATGAATTCCAGGGCTCATGTTTTTATTTCGGGGAAGGTTCAGGGTGTGTTCTTCAGGTCAAGCACTAAGGACATGGCGAATAAATTAGGTCTTTACGGCTGGGTCAGGAACCTTGCTGACGGGCGCGTGGAAGCTGTTTTTGAAGGTGAAAAGGACGCAATTGAAAAAATGCTGGAGTGGTGCAGGGAAGGTCCGCAATATGCAAAAGTGACAGGCATAGAAGTCATCCGGGAACAATTCAAGGGAGATTCCAAAGAGTTTTTGCTGCGTCGGTAA
- a CDS encoding phosphoribosyltransferase, with product MDNSIKCYTVSWDKAYRLARTLAHKIIESGYNPDIIIGVARGGLVPARMICDFLLLDDLASIRTEHWGIASKHETARIKFSLPKETDISGKNVLIVDDVADTGDSFSVILDYLKQKNPMEIRTAVLHYKTSSTVVPDYWGKELDEWNWIIYPWAFYEDLAGFVQELLAKPATNEEIKKGLLDNFNITISRKDLLEMLNDFHKMRYIKKSGKNKKILWEKVEP from the coding sequence ATGGATAATTCTATTAAATGTTATACCGTAAGCTGGGATAAAGCTTACAGGCTTGCAAGAACGCTTGCACATAAAATAATTGAATCAGGATATAATCCTGATATTATTATAGGGGTCGCAAGAGGTGGGCTTGTTCCAGCGCGTATGATATGCGATTTTCTTTTGCTGGACGACCTTGCATCAATAAGGACAGAACACTGGGGAATCGCTTCAAAACATGAGACTGCAAGGATAAAATTCTCGCTTCCTAAAGAAACGGATATCTCCGGGAAAAATGTACTTATTGTGGATGATGTTGCAGATACAGGGGATAGTTTTTCTGTAATATTGGATTACCTGAAACAAAAAAATCCCATGGAAATCAGGACTGCGGTTCTCCATTATAAAACCAGTTCAACTGTAGTTCCGGATTATTGGGGCAAAGAACTTGATGAATGGAACTGGATAATATATCCATGGGCTTTTTATGAAGACCTGGCCGGATTCGTTCAAGAATTACTGGCTAAACCAGCAACCAATGAAGAGATCAAAAAAGGTCTTCTGGACAATTTTAATATAACAATTTCAAGAAAAGATCTTCTTGAAATGCTGAATGATTTTCACAAAATGAGATATATCAAAAAAAGTGGAAAAAACAAAAAGATATTATGGGAAAAAGTAGAACCTTAA